The genomic window TTTCGCTAAATATTGGTGCATGGTTAAATTTTAACTCTTGAGGTTTAGATTAAAACTTAAGCAGCACTTTAACGCTGTCGTCTACCAGCGATGCGTCCACATAGCCAATAATGCTTGGGTTGGCGGCTACCAATTGTTTTACTTCGGCATCACTCTGCACTTCTTGTGGGGGTGTGCCCTTGCCGGTAAACATAAGTTTGGACCAGTAGGATTTTATTTGAGAAGACGATTTACCCAGTACAGACTCGTCAAAGGCGGCGCGCACGGGCGAGCCTTCGAG from Saccharophagus degradans 2-40 includes these protein-coding regions:
- a CDS encoding phosphate ABC transporter substrate-binding protein, translating into MKLLKLATVLGLVIFSMGSLADIAIITHPSNTNPLDQTAISKIFLGKVKSYPDGGTIIAINQLEGSPVRAAFDESVLGKSSSQIKSYWSKLMFTGKGTPPQEVQSDAEVKQLVAANPSIIGYVDASLVDDSVKVLLKF